The genomic window TGGAACTTTATTTAAATATGCTCCAATTACCACAGGTACCGATACAAATCCCCCTTTAGAGAATACTACCGTTGGTTTTTCCCTTTTTATAATGTTTTTAGCCTCTATTACTCCCTTAATAACTTTAAAAGGGTCTGAAAAATTTTTTATATCAAAATATCTTCTTAATTTACCACTAGAAATAATATGATATTTTATTTTTTCATCTTCAATAATTTTTCTTTCAATTCCATCTTTAGTACCTATGTATTGTATCTCATATCCTAACTCCTCTAGCCTAGGAACAAGTGCAAGATTAGGAGTAACATGTCCGGCAGATCCTCCTCCTGTCATAATGATCTTTAGCTTTTTCAAATCACCATCTCCCAACTACTATTACTTTCATATTTTAGTTTTATTCCATACTTATTGTCTATTATTCATTATACCTTGTCAATTATAAAACAAAAAAAAATTAATAAGAAACCACCATTACTATCTATTTTACTAGATTAAATATAAAATTGTTCTTATTTCATTAAAATTCTTAATATATTTTAAAATAGTCTCACGATGAAGACTAACATTGCTAAATGTAATTCATTATTTTATATTTATTTTCCTTATACATTCTTTTATAACCTTAATTTATTTAAGTTTCTTATTATCAATATCTAATTCATAATTATTTTTTAACTATATACTTCAAAAATAAACTTTATAAAAAAAACTAACTTTACAAAATGTAAAGTTAGTTTTCTTGTACTTAAATACCTATTTATTATTTACCACTTAAATTTCTTTCATAAGATTCAACCATCTTTTTAACCATTGTTCCGCCTACATAACCATTTTGTCTTGAAGGTAAGTTTCCTTTATCCATTTGATCATAATTTGACATTCCTAATTCTGATGCAACTTCCATTTTAAATCTGTTCAATCCTTGTTTTGCTTCTGGAATTAATGTTCTATTTCTACCTGTATTATTATTTGCCATAAATACTTCCTCCTTCATAAAAATCTTTTTATTAGATTTATGCTACAATAATAGTTTGTAACTTATTTTTAATATTATTACATGTAATTTCATGTAATCCAAGCAATGGTTGGTTTAACACTTTAAATTTATTAATTAATATTTTTACTATTACTACACAAAAAGACTAACCCAATAAAATCATTAGGTTAGTCTTTTCTATATTTTCTATATTATTTCAAACCTTGTTCGTATGATTCAACCATCTTTTTAACCATTGTTCCGCCTACATAACCATTTTGTCTTGAAGGTAAGTTTCCTTTATCCATTTCTTCATAGTTTGCCATTCCTAATTCTGATGCAACTTCTGCCTTAAATCTATTTAAACCTTGTCTTGCTTCTGGAATTAAAGTTCTGTTTCTACCTGTATTATTATTATTATTTGTCATAAATAGTTCCTCCTCTATAAAACTTTATTTAATTTATGTTACAATAATAGTTTGCAACTTATTTTTAATTATATTACATGTAATTTAATATAATTAAAGCAACAAATGACAGTATTAGAATTTATGTTAATAGAGTATATTTAAACTTACTTAGGGAACTATAATTTATGTGTATAAGAAGTGGTTGAAAAATATGTAGTTAAATGAATTTAATGTACTATATACTAAAACTATGAATTTTTACCTCTAGTTTTCTATAATATATGCAATTATATTGGATAAGCTATTAGTACAAACAAATAAGGAGGTGAAAATTAATGGCACAAAAATTAGTACCTGAAGCTAAACAAGGATTAAATAGATTTAAAATGGAAATAGCTAGTGAATTAAATGTTCCATTTACAGATTACAATGGAAACCTTTCTTCAAGAGAATGTGGTAGTGTTGGTGGAGAAATGGTTAAAAGAATGGTAGAACAATATGAAAGAAATCTATAATTACTAAATAAAAAATAACTATATTAAAATAAGTTGTAGTTATTGAATAATTAAGACACATTTGGCTTAGCCTTATGTGTCTTGTTCTATTATATCTGAAAATTCTATATCTACTTTATCATTTATGTTATCTTCATACTCAAAGCAATCAATTTGTAAATGACCTTTTAAAATCTCTCCTTTAAATAGCACATTAAATTCTGTACCTTTTCCTTTCTCACTTTTTACTAATATTTCTCCATCCATAATATCAACAAATTTTTTTACCAAAGCTAATCCTAAACCAGTTCCTTGTACCCCTCTACATAATGAATTATTTATTTGAGAAAACCTATCAAAAACTTTGTCTATTTTATCTGGATCAATGCCTATACCCTCATCTTTAATACTTATTGATACTTTATCTTGTTTAATATTAATTATTATCCAAATGTTTTTTCCAGAAGGTGTGAATTTTATTGCATTTGAAAGTAAATTCAATATGATTTTTTCATACTTATCCTTATCCAGCCCTACGCAACATTCTTCTATGTTAGTGTCAAAAATCAACATTATACCTTTACTTTTAGCATATAAATTAACAGAAGATACAATATTCTCAGTGACATAAATTATATCAAAATCAGAATAATCTAATTCTAAAAACCCCGATTCTGCTTTTGATATATCAAGAGTATTGTTTATTAGCTTTAATAGTCTACTACAATTTTGATTTACTCGTGACAATACTTTTTTTATGTTGGGAGTTATTTCTTTATCATAAATGTCATTAGCTAATTGTAGCGAGGAATAAATTACTGTAAGTGGAGTTCTAAGTTCATGAGATATCATATTTAAAAATTCATCTTTCATTCTAGTAACTCTTTCTAATTCTAAATTTTGTTTTTTTATCATAATTTCATTAAGTTTTATTTCTGTAATGTCTTTTATAGATATTACTATGTATACTAATCTATTTTTATCATTCCTAATATAATCACAATTAACCATTATGTATTTACACTTGCATTTATTGTTATCATCCCTAATTTTAACAACTGCATTTCTTAATTCAATTGAGTTTTTCAAAAAATAGTTAAGCACTTCCTCAAAATCATTTCCATACTCTTTATAATTGACTACTTCTACATACTTTATTATTTCCTTTATACTTTTAATTTCTTCTAATGTAAGTCCAGTAATATTTAAACTTGACTTATTGCAAAAATTAAATTTTTTATTTTTATCTAATACAACTATGCCTTCTGATATGTTATTTATTATATCTTTTAAATTTATGAGATACTGTCTTTCAATATCTCTAATGTTTTTTATTATATCATACTTAGCTTTTATCTCTGTTGAAATTCCAAGAAACTTTTCACTATCTTCTCTTACTTTAATTTCTTTATTAACATAATCAGTAATTTCATATATAAATACTTCTAGTATATCTTTCTTATAATTTATACTAAAATCAAAATACTTATTATTTATATTTATCTTTTTTAGATTTTTACATAATTTATGAGTACAACATTTCAATAAAATATTATTAATAATACCTAAACATTTAATATCACTGATATTCTTATAATCTTTATCTTTATCCATATTAAAGTCATGAATAAATTTTTTATTTAAATATTCTATATCAAGATTTGTTTCATTCAAGATTATTACACCAAAAGGTAAATCTTCATAGATATCATACATACTCATCACCTCCAAATTAACATACAATGTAATTATATTCTATATAAATACTATTTTTCCTCTTTTTCCTACAATATACTTAAATTTATTTTTGTATAATAATAATAAAAACTATGACAAAAGTACTTTAATACCTTTCGCCATAGTTTCGTTTTAATTAATTGAGGAAATTGCATAATTAAAAAATTCAAATACGTAATTCAAGTTTCATTGTGAGCAGTGCCTTAAAGTTTCTCTTTTACTATATTTTTAGCTTATTCTGACCCTAAAAAGAGAAATTTTTGAAACAGTTAACAATAAAATTTGCATGAAGTTATATATTTATAGAATTATACAATTTTCTCAATTAGAAAGTCTAAAATCTTTAATTCTTAATTGTTCTTTTTTATTTCCATTAAATTCATTTATCGTTGGAGAGAAAATCAAATCTACCTGAATCCCATTAGGTTTCATTAATATTTTTTCATACTGTGTACCATATTTAATCTTTAAAATTTGTTTAAACTCTTCAACCTTATTAAAACATATAGCATCTAAATTTCTATTATTGTCTACTGAACAAATCAATTTTAAAGTATTCTGATTTTTTCCAAGTATCCGTATATCACGTATTTTTACATTTTTTTCTGCAAAAAATGGAGTTGGATTACCTTTTCCAAAAGGTTCAAGTTCTTCTATTTGCTCTATTAAATGAAAACCAACTTCACTTAAATGTATTCTTTTATCTATTTTTATCTTTGGTATTAAATCTTTATCTGTAAGGGTACAATTTTCATTTAATCTTTTCCTTAATCTTTCAATATTTTCTTCTTTTATAGACAACCCGGCTGCCATAGGATGACCTCCGAATTTGCCCAATAAATCTTTGCATTTAATTAATTCTTCAAATAAATTATATTCTTCTATAGAACGCCCCGATCCCTTTGGCATATCTTTTCCCTTTGTAATTATTATTGTTGGTACGTTAAATTTTTCTCTTACCTTCCCTGCAACAATTCCGGCAATACTTTCATGTACATCTTTTTTATAAACAACTAAAACTTTATCTTTTTTCAAATCAGAATTTTCTACATAATCAATAATTTCTTCCACATTTTTTAATGTCATATCCTGTCTAGTCTTATTCAACTGGTCTAATGTTTTGGCTAAATTCATTGCTTCCTCTTCATCATTACAAGCTAATAACTTAACAGACAAAGCTGCTGTGTCTAATCTTCCTGTGGCATTAATACATGGTCCTATCATAAATCCAATGTGATAAGATTTTACTTGTTTATCATTTATGCCTAATACATTCATTAAAGCGTTTAATCCTATGTTTTTGCTTTTTGATATCATCTTTAAAGCATTTTTTGCAATAATTCTATTTTCTCCAATTAAGTCAACTACATCGCAAATTGTACCTATTCCTGCTATTTCTATAAATCTATATGCCTGTTCTTCTTCAATTCCCAATTTCATATATAATGCCTGTACAAATTTAAAAGCTATTCCTGCTCCACATAATAATTTAAAAGGATATTTGCAATCTTCTTGTTTGGGATTAATTACAGCATCAGCCTCAGGAATAGTATATTCTCTTTTTCCCTCATCTTCTAAAAAAGAAAGTTCATGGTGATCTGTAACAACTACCTTCATACCAAGATTTTTTGCAAAACTTACTTCCTCAATAGCACTTATACCATTGTCACAGGTTAAAATAACCTCTGCTCCTTCTTCTTTTAAAATTTTAATTCTATTAATGCTCATACCATATCCTTCTGCTTCTCTGTCTGGTATGTAATATTCTACATTTGCTTCTAATTCTAATAAAGCTTTATATAAAATAAAGGTGCTAGTAACTCCATCCGCATCGTAATCCCCATATATAACTATCTTTTGTCCTTCTTCTATAGCATCTATAATAATATCTGTGCCTTTATCCATATCCTTCATTAAGAAAGGATCGTACATATCATGTAAGCTACAATTCATAAATTTTTTTATTTCTTCTATATCTCTAATTCCTCTATTAACTAAAATCTTTGCAATACTTTTACTGATCTTAGCTTCTTTAGATATCTTATCAATATCACAATTAGTAACTTTAAGTCTCCATTCTGTCCTCATTTTAATCACCTTCTCCTATGATATTATATCATAATAATAAGATATATTTTAAAAAATTGTTAATTTGCTATAATACAGTAACTTCTTATTATAATAAATTCAATAACCTAAGTCATAACCTGTAAATAAACTTTAAAAGAATATAAAATAACCTTTTTTTGAAAACAGAACTAACAATAAGAAATTATGATATAATATTCTCCGAGGTGATCACAAATGAATAAACTATTATTTGGAATATCCGGTCTTCCCATTGGAAAAGATAATATGAAATTTAATTATAAATTGGGAATTGAATATCTAAAATCAATTGGATTAGATGCTATGGAACTCCCCTTCGTTCGTTCTGTAAATGTAACAGAAAAGAACTATAAGGAAATCTTAGATACAAAATTTGAAAATGACTTCTACCTATCTGCCCATGGATCTTATTTTATAAATCTTAATGCAGATGAAGAAGAAAAACAAGAAAAATCTTTAGAAAGAATTATTAAAGGAGCAGAGGCATTAAAAAAAGTTAAAGGAAGAAGTTTAATATTTCACCCTGGGTTCTATTTAAAAGACTCTAAGGAGGAAACCTTTGAAACAATAAAAAATAATCTTTTAAAACTTCCTGATTTCGGAGTAGATTATCGGTTAGAAACCACAGGAAAAGGAACTCAATTTGGCTCCCTAGAAGAAAACGTAAAACTCTGCAAAGAAGTCCCTACCTGTAAATTATGTATAGATTTTTCACATATTCATGCAAGATATAATGGTTCACTAAAAACATATGATGATTTTGCTAAAATACTTGATTATGTAGCTTGTGAACTAGGAGAATCTGCTTTAGAAGATATGCATATCCATATCTCAGGAATAAATTATACTGAAAAAGGTGAAAGAAACCACCTTCCTTTTGAAGAAAGTGACTTTAACTATAAATCTTGTATGGAATCCTTTGTAAAGTTTAACATTAAAGGATGTATAATTTGCGAAAGTCCTATTTTAGAGAATGATGCACTAGTTTTAAAGAAATATTACGAATCACTTTAAATTTTATTTTATGTTTTAAAATTGGACTTTGTTTTAAATCTAAAGCTATTCTTTCAATTATACTAAATGAACACTTTATTAAAATATAAACTAAAATTAATTTAGGAGAGATAAAATATGACTAAAAAAACCTTTAAGGGAAGTGCAATGTTAAATCCAGTCCCTTGTGTACTAGTTACATCTCAAAATAAAGAAGGAAAAATTAATGTGTTTACCGTAGCCTGGGTGGGAACTGCATGTACAAAGCCCCCTATGATTACTATAGCAGTTAGACCAGAAAGACTTTCTCATGAATATATAAAACAAACAAAAGAATTTGCTTTAAATCTTCCAAGTAAAGATATGGTTAAAACTGTTGATTTTTGTGGAGTACGCTCAGGTAAAACTACTGATAAGATAAAAGATTGTAAGTTGAACTTAGCCCCTAGTGAAAATATAAATACTCCATATATAGAAGATTGTCCTGTTGCTTTAGAGTGTAAATTAAAACAAATTATTCCTTTGGGAACTCATGACTTATTTTTAGCAGAAATTTTATCCGTACATGTAGAAGAAGATTTGATAGATGAAAAAAATAAAATCCATTATGAAAAAGCAAACCTACTTTGTTACTCTCATGGAGAATATTTTGGTCTTTCTAAAAACACTCTCGGAAGCTTTGGATTTTCAGTACGAAAAAAAAGGAAAAAACGATAAACAGAAAATATAGATAACTTTGTATACGAGAATATAGATAGATTTGTGTACTTTAAAATAACTATCATGAAATATTACTTAACCAATGGTTTTTTATATGGCTTTGTTTAAAAGAGTGTTGATTTTTACACTCTTTTAAAACTTACTTTAATATTGGTAAGGCTATGTTTTAAATTGTTGAATTTATTATAATAAAAAATTACAATTCTTATTTAGTTTAAATAGTTGAGCGTTAAAAAATTTAATTGTTTGAGCTATGGAGTTATGAAATTTTAGCCATATTACTTAAACTAAATTTAGCATTGTTTTTGAAATTATAGGTCATCAACAATTTCTTAAAACATAGCCTATTATTAAATTTCATTACTTTTTATAATGTATTGCTTGCCATCCTTTAAAGCATACTCATAGTAAATATACTCTCCTTCAACTCCTATAAAGTCAATGTTTCTATCATTAAATATTCTTTGCTTTTCCTGTCCATTTATCCTTATCTTATATAATCTATTGCCATCTCTTCCTGATTTATAGTATATCCACCCATCTTTAATAGTTAACAAATATACATCATCAATTTTTCCATCTAATACTTTAACTTTTTTGTCTCCATCTAAATTCATACGATATAGAGTACCTTTTTGAGACAAAGTACTATAATAAAGACTTCCATCGTATTCTAATAAATTAGTAATGTTGTCTTTGCTAACTAACTCATTAGTTTCTCCATTTAATTTGCATCTATATAAATCACTTGATATTTTTGAATCTTTAATTTCATAATTTATAGAATAGTATATCCACTCTTTAGTGACCTCATTAATAATTATATTAGCACCAGAGTACAATCTTTTTAAAGATTCATCTGTATTTTCCCATATTCTTTCTTTCTTATTTGTTCCTATTTTTTCTTTAAATAAAGCAAAAGTATTATTTTTTGTATTTTCTATAGTATATAAATACTCATCTTTTACTTTACCATTAAAATTACCTAAATTCTTTATGATTTCTTGTTCTTTACTTCCATCTAGTTTAGCTCTAAAGAATTTCTTTGTTACCTTATCCTCTTTTTCAGTATTCTCTATAAAATATATCCATTCTTTATCTATGCTTGTGATCTTTTGCCACCCGTCTTCTACATAGGAGAGCATTTTTTCTCTTTTACCATTTATATCAATTACATTTAAGTTTCCTCTTCGCTTATCTTTTTTAATATCCGTAGTATAGATTACATTCCTATTATATATATATGCACTACTTGGACTAGATTTACTTATCTTCTGTTTCTGTCCATTTAACATATTCATTCTATAAATTTCATTATGAACATCTTTAAAACAAAATATATAATCTCCAACTATATTAATATTACTTATAGGCCCCTCTTTTATTTTTTTTCTATTTGATCCATCAACTTTTATTGTATAAAGTGAATCTCCATCAAACTCATTTATATAATATATATATTCCCCGTAGATATTTATATCTTTTACATTCTCGTCAGTTAGTCTTTCTACTTTAAATTTTTTCATATCTGCTTTACATAAAAATTTATCTTTACTTTCATGTCCATTATTAGAAAAATAAATACTATCTCCATGTATTTGAACATCTTCTTTTAATGAAACGTAATCTACAAGCTTATTAGGTCTATATATTCTTTTCTTAAAATTTCCATTTGCACTTGTAGAATAAAGTGCATCTTTTTTTAAATAATAAATTTTATCATTTACAATATTAAATAGATGTACATTCTCGTTTAGTATTTTTCTATTATTTTTACCATATATACTCATTTTATATAAAGAATTTTCATCATCTACATTACTATAGTATATATACTCTCCTTTAACCCTAATGTACTCAGCACTTGAACTTCCTAATTTTTCGTGTTCTTCACCATTTATTTTTATTTTGTAAATTTTCTCTCCATCCTTTAAATTTGAGTAATATATATATCCCTCTAAAACATTTATATATCTTGGCACATCATCACATATCTTTGTGATTTTTTTAGTTTTTTTATTCATTTTGTGTAATTCACCATTTGCATCATAATTACTATAATATATATAATCTTTATCTTCTCCAACATTGCCCCCATTATATATATTTCCTGTAGTGCTTCCAATTTTGGAATTGGGGTTTTCAAAATACCCATAAGATTTTAATTGAAAAAATCCAATAGTAGAAAAGAATAAAACAATTACTGAAACTATAATCCCTTTAAGTTTCATTCTTTCACTCACGCCTTTCAACTTTAGCTTTTAAAGTAATGATATCACATTTCATAAATAAAAAAAATATAAGTTAGCATTTCAAACGCTAACTTATATTTTTTTATTTGACTCTGTTTTAAGATAATGTTGTTTTTTTATTCTATAAACAGGGTTCTTGTCTTTAGAGGAAGTTTTTACTCCCTCTAAAGCTTAGAAACCGTTATCCAGGGGCGTAACCCGCTCTTTACTCCCACTTTGTAAAAGATAGGAGCATTAGAGCGAGTAGTCATCGGATAAACTCAACACTTTCTTAAAAAATATCCTTATTTCATCAGTTTATCTAAAATAGTCATAATCTCATCAACTTTTTCTTCACCTTTATCATGTAAAAAAGCATCTCTAACACAATGATTTAAGTGTTGTTTAAGAATTTGTGAGTTAGCTTTTTTTAATAAAGCTTCAACTGCAATTATCTGATTAGATATGTCTACACAGTATCTGCCATCATCTATCATTCTTATTATTCCTTCTATTTGTCCTTTAGCAGTTTTTAAGTATTGCTCCGCTTTCTTTTTTTCATTGTTCATACTTTTCCTCCTCTCCCCCTACTAGGGTGAGACTTAATATCCCAACTCCTTGTTTACTATTATTACATGAATTCTTTCATTAGAGGATTGTCTTTTTATAAGTATATATTCATTACATATTCTATCCGAACTAGCACAATCCATACAATAACCTACCTCTGAACAGGGGGTCTTCTTATTTAATCTCTTGCAATTAGCAGGAGCTGCTAACTCTCTATTTCTATTAATTGCTTCATCTACATTTTTAACTATTTTGTTTACTCCTACAACCACAATAACTTTGTCAGGTCCATAAAGCATAGCTGCTACTCTATTTCCAGTTCCATCTACATTGTACAATTCTCCTTTTTCTGTAATTGCATTACTACTTGACAAATATGCATCTGCAAAGAAACTCTTTCTATATATCTCTTTTATATCTTCTTTAGTTAATCCATCCTTATATCTATCTAAAAAATTATATTTATCACTTCTAATCAAATCCAAAGCACCTATTTCAGAAAGTGTCATTGAACCACCAACAGATATTGTATCCCCTTCTTTTATAAGATTCTTAATCTTATCTAAAGCTTCTTTTTCATTTTCAACAAAGTAACCATTCATATTATTTTTCTTTAAATTCTCAATAGTTCTCTCAACTCTTTTTTCAATAACAAAACTTGTGTTTTTATCCATAAACCCCTATCTCCTTTCAATATAACATTTACTTTAATAAATATACCAGTTCTAAAAATTTAATTTCGAGGTGTTTTTTTAACTATTTCAAAGCCTCTCATATTAACCATTATAACAATTATAAAGAATTTAACAATTATTTATAATTTAACAATCTTTATTATTAACTAAAACCTTTTCCTGTGGTGTTAAGACTTGTATACTTGGCGAATTTAATACTTTTTTAACAATGCTTAAAATTTTATTTTCTTCTATTTTAACATTATCAAATTCACTAAATATAGCTTCTACTGAATTATACATTATTTTATGCGTCGTTAAGTTCTTAGCTAACTCAATAGATCTTTCCAAACTGAGTTCTCTTTTTAAATTAATATTTTTTATGATCTTATTTATACTTTGCATATTTAAAAGTTGTGTTCCATCTTTTATTTCTTCTATTTTCTTATTTATTATTTTTATAACTTTATCTACATTATCATTAGATGTTCCTAACCTAATAGTAAATAGTTTTATTCCTTTTTCATTTTTTATGCTGCTCGAAATATCATATACTAAACCATATTTTGTCCTTATTTCATCATACAAAATACTACTTATACCTTCACCAAATTTATGATTAAATATTTTTAATAATTTTACTTCTTCATCATTTAACTCATGGATAGAAAAACAATATTGCACTTTAGCTCCATTTAACCCTTTTATTATCTTATAAAAAACCCCTTCATTATTAGATTCATAATATTTGCTTTCATCATAAATATAGTCATTTTCAAATTCATCAAAATACTTTTCTATTATCTTTTTAATTTCTCTAAATTCTAAAGAGGAGACTACGCTAATAACACAATTCATTGGAGAATAATGTTTTTTATAAAAATTTTTTATGTCTGCTACAGTAAAACTTTTTATACTTTTTTCAGTACCAATTATTAGATTTTTAATTCTTCTTTTATTAAAGGAATTATAGAAAAGTTCATCTTCACAGTTCTGATAAGTGTCATCTTTCCATTCTTTAAGTTCTTCAAGTATTACTGCTTTTTCCTCCTTAAATCCTTCCTCATTAAAAAGCGGATTTAAAATTATATCCGAATATGTCTCAAATCCTTCTTCAAAATCAGAAGACATACTGGTCCCATAATAAATAACATATGGATAGTTTGTCATAGCATTATGAAAACCAAATATTTCATCACAGGACTTATTAATTTCTTCTTCCGTTCTATTTTCTGTTCCTTTAAAAACCATATGTTCTACCACATGAGCTAGTCCTAATTCTTTGTCATCTTCTACTAATGCCCCCGCATTAAAGCCTATACAAAATGATGTTATGTTCCCACTTCTCTTTATGTATTGAACATTTATACCATTTTTCATTTTATATTCTATCAATTAAAAGCAACTCCTTTTTTTTAAATACAACAAAATAAAAGAGTTAAGCCAATTAATACTGCTTAACTCTTTTATTATATAATAAGGATTCATTAATTTACACTATAAATAAAATATATATTCTTATATTTTACAAATTAGCTAGCAAGATTATTATCATCTATTTCATTTTCTGATGTATCATGAACATTCCAAGTAAACGCTAAGAATACTACTGAAAGAATACTTGCCGCAACTAATAGCATAAATCC from Clostridium sp. MB40-C1 includes these protein-coding regions:
- a CDS encoding metal-sensing transcriptional repressor produces the protein MNNEKKKAEQYLKTAKGQIEGIIRMIDDGRYCVDISNQIIAVEALLKKANSQILKQHLNHCVRDAFLHDKGEEKVDEIMTILDKLMK
- a CDS encoding flavin reductase family protein: MTKKTFKGSAMLNPVPCVLVTSQNKEGKINVFTVAWVGTACTKPPMITIAVRPERLSHEYIKQTKEFALNLPSKDMVKTVDFCGVRSGKTTDKIKDCKLNLAPSENINTPYIEDCPVALECKLKQIIPLGTHDLFLAEILSVHVEEDLIDEKNKIHYEKANLLCYSHGEYFGLSKNTLGSFGFSVRKKRKKR
- a CDS encoding DUF5050 domain-containing protein, producing MKLKGIIVSVIVLFFSTIGFFQLKSYGYFENPNSKIGSTTGNIYNGGNVGEDKDYIYYSNYDANGELHKMNKKTKKITKICDDVPRYINVLEGYIYYSNLKDGEKIYKIKINGEEHEKLGSSSAEYIRVKGEYIYYSNVDDENSLYKMSIYGKNNRKILNENVHLFNIVNDKIYYLKKDALYSTSANGNFKKRIYRPNKLVDYVSLKEDVQIHGDSIYFSNNGHESKDKFLCKADMKKFKVERLTDENVKDINIYGEYIYYINEFDGDSLYTIKVDGSNRKKIKEGPISNINIVGDYIFCFKDVHNEIYRMNMLNGQKQKISKSSPSSAYIYNRNVIYTTDIKKDKRRGNLNVIDINGKREKMLSYVEDGWQKITSIDKEWIYFIENTEKEDKVTKKFFRAKLDGSKEQEIIKNLGNFNGKVKDEYLYTIENTKNNTFALFKEKIGTNKKERIWENTDESLKRLYSGANIIINEVTKEWIYYSINYEIKDSKISSDLYRCKLNGETNELVSKDNITNLLEYDGSLYYSTLSQKGTLYRMNLDGDKKVKVLDGKIDDVYLLTIKDGWIYYKSGRDGNRLYKIRINGQEKQRIFNDRNIDFIGVEGEYIYYEYALKDGKQYIIKSNEI
- a CDS encoding alpha/beta-type small acid-soluble spore protein, with protein sequence MANNNTGRNRTLIPEAKQGLNRFKMEVASELGMSNYDQMDKGNLPSRQNGYVGGTMVKKMVESYERNLSGK
- a CDS encoding alpha/beta-type small acid-soluble spore protein encodes the protein MTNNNNNTGRNRTLIPEARQGLNRFKAEVASELGMANYEEMDKGNLPSRQNGYVGGTMVKKMVESYEQGLK
- a CDS encoding TIM barrel protein is translated as MNKLLFGISGLPIGKDNMKFNYKLGIEYLKSIGLDAMELPFVRSVNVTEKNYKEILDTKFENDFYLSAHGSYFINLNADEEEKQEKSLERIIKGAEALKKVKGRSLIFHPGFYLKDSKEETFETIKNNLLKLPDFGVDYRLETTGKGTQFGSLEENVKLCKEVPTCKLCIDFSHIHARYNGSLKTYDDFAKILDYVACELGESALEDMHIHISGINYTEKGERNHLPFEESDFNYKSCMESFVKFNIKGCIICESPILENDALVLKKYYESL
- a CDS encoding alpha/beta-type small acid-soluble spore protein, which codes for MAQKLVPEAKQGLNRFKMEIASELNVPFTDYNGNLSSRECGSVGGEMVKRMVEQYERNL
- a CDS encoding lactate utilization protein — translated: MDKNTSFVIEKRVERTIENLKKNNMNGYFVENEKEALDKIKNLIKEGDTISVGGSMTLSEIGALDLIRSDKYNFLDRYKDGLTKEDIKEIYRKSFFADAYLSSSNAITEKGELYNVDGTGNRVAAMLYGPDKVIVVVGVNKIVKNVDEAINRNRELAAPANCKRLNKKTPCSEVGYCMDCASSDRICNEYILIKRQSSNERIHVIIVNKELGY
- the recJ gene encoding single-stranded-DNA-specific exonuclease RecJ, encoding MRTEWRLKVTNCDIDKISKEAKISKSIAKILVNRGIRDIEEIKKFMNCSLHDMYDPFLMKDMDKGTDIIIDAIEEGQKIVIYGDYDADGVTSTFILYKALLELEANVEYYIPDREAEGYGMSINRIKILKEEGAEVILTCDNGISAIEEVSFAKNLGMKVVVTDHHELSFLEDEGKREYTIPEADAVINPKQEDCKYPFKLLCGAGIAFKFVQALYMKLGIEEEQAYRFIEIAGIGTICDVVDLIGENRIIAKNALKMISKSKNIGLNALMNVLGINDKQVKSYHIGFMIGPCINATGRLDTAALSVKLLACNDEEEAMNLAKTLDQLNKTRQDMTLKNVEEIIDYVENSDLKKDKVLVVYKKDVHESIAGIVAGKVREKFNVPTIIITKGKDMPKGSGRSIEEYNLFEELIKCKDLLGKFGGHPMAAGLSIKEENIERLRKRLNENCTLTDKDLIPKIKIDKRIHLSEVGFHLIEQIEELEPFGKGNPTPFFAEKNVKIRDIRILGKNQNTLKLICSVDNNRNLDAICFNKVEEFKQILKIKYGTQYEKILMKPNGIQVDLIFSPTINEFNGNKKEQLRIKDFRLSN
- a CDS encoding PAS domain-containing sensor histidine kinase, which encodes MYDIYEDLPFGVIILNETNLDIEYLNKKFIHDFNMDKDKDYKNISDIKCLGIINNILLKCCTHKLCKNLKKININNKYFDFSINYKKDILEVFIYEITDYVNKEIKVREDSEKFLGISTEIKAKYDIIKNIRDIERQYLINLKDIINNISEGIVVLDKNKKFNFCNKSSLNITGLTLEEIKSIKEIIKYVEVVNYKEYGNDFEEVLNYFLKNSIELRNAVVKIRDDNNKCKCKYIMVNCDYIRNDKNRLVYIVISIKDITEIKLNEIMIKKQNLELERVTRMKDEFLNMISHELRTPLTVIYSSLQLANDIYDKEITPNIKKVLSRVNQNCSRLLKLINNTLDISKAESGFLELDYSDFDIIYVTENIVSSVNLYAKSKGIMLIFDTNIEECCVGLDKDKYEKIILNLLSNAIKFTPSGKNIWIIINIKQDKVSISIKDEGIGIDPDKIDKVFDRFSQINNSLCRGVQGTGLGLALVKKFVDIMDGEILVKSEKGKGTEFNVLFKGEILKGHLQIDCFEYEDNINDKVDIEFSDIIEQDT